The following is a genomic window from Synechococcus sp. JA-2-3B'a(2-13).
AATCCCTGGTTCCCGGGATCCAATGCCCGCCGTTGCCCCCCCGTGCTTGAGAGATTATTCGTCAGATCTGTATTCTTGATGAAACTTGACAGAATTCTTGATGAAACTTGACAGATAAGTCTGGACAACGGGATCCCTTTTGGCTAACTTTGTGGGCGGGATCAGAGTAGCTCCTGAACAGCTTTGGAAAGTTGGTTTTCTTGCGGTTTGGCCTTATAGCTGTATAGATTCGAGGGTTGTCTCTGACACCAAAGAGACGCTGGAGACAAGTGAGTTGACATTCGCAAATATCAAATATGTGGGAGGGTCACGATGGATGAGCTTTTACCAGGGCTGATTGCCGTTGCCCTTTACGCCTTCTTTAGCTACACCTTAATGGTGATTGGAGAGAAGCTAAACGTGCCGAATGCTTGGTTAGCTTGGATCCCGATTGCTAACATCTGGGTGATGTGTCGAGCTGCTGGTAAACCCGGCTGGTGGGTGATCCTCTTCTTCATTCCCCTAGTCAACTTGATCTTCGGTATCTGGGTGATCTTTGCCATTCCACCCCGCCTGAATAAATCCCGCTGGCTGGGTCTGCTGGTTTTCCTGCCTGTTTTGGGAGCTTTGCTCTACTCAGGCATTCTGGCCTTCACTTGAATTAGCCAGTCTTGCCTTGATACAAACTAAACAATCGAAAAAGTCTACCACTTGAGCAAGTTAAAGCTCTCCATATCGATAGTGGCGCGGTTGCGGTAGATCCCCAGCACGATGGCCAAGCCCACTGCGGCCTCGGCAGCCGCCACAGTGATGACAAACACCGAGAACACCTGGCCGCGAATCATCGCTGAATCGACAAAGTTGGAGAAAGCCATGAAGTTCAGGTTCACCGCATTGAGCATCAGCTCAATCGACATCAGGACGCGAATCGCATTGCGGCTGACGATCAGGCCGTAGATGCCAATACAAAAAAGAACCGCTGCCACCACCAAGAAAAACTGCAGTTGCAACATCGCGATAGGCTCCAGTAGATACGCAATGAGAAGGGCACTGGGAAAACTCTGGATTTTGTGATCGAGAGCAGGTAGCTTCAACGGGTGCTCACCAGCTCTGCCGGTCGTTCTGACTCTGATTCAAGCTGGGGTCGGGCCCGCTCCAGCAAGCTCAGATCCCCTTCTCCGGCTTGGGGAAGAACAAACTCCCGCCGCGCCAAGACAATGGCCCCAATCAACGCCATCAGCAGCAAAACAGAAGCCAGCTCAAAAGGCAGAAGATAATCGCTGAAGAAGTGGCCGCCGATCACCAACACACTGCTCAAAGGTTGGATCGGCTGCAGCGGCCAAGGGGTGTTCAAAGCCATCGCGGCTAGAAGGGCAAACAGACCCAAACAGACCACCGCCGTCACTCCGTTGCGCAGCCAGCCCAGCTTCAGAGGAGCAAAGTTGTAGCGCCGATTCACCAACATGATGGCAAACAGGATCAACACATTAACCGCGCCGACGTAGATCAGAACTTGGGCTGCGGCCACAAAATCGGCATTCAAGAGGAGATACAACCCGGCCATGCTCAGGAAAACGCCCCCGAGCAGAAAACCGGAATAGACAATGCTGGGGGCCCAAACCACGCCTAGCGCGAAGCCAATGGCCATCGCCGATAGCACCACAAACGTAACCAGTTGTACGCCTTCTCCGAGGGTCATGAGAGATCCGTCCTTAGCCAGTTTCTATTGCTGCTCCCTTACCACTGTACTGTCCTGGCGGATTTAAGAGAAGCCCGACTCCTTTTTCAGATCGATAGAGAAATCTCTAGAGTTGGGTCTCACCAACTGCCGCCCGCTCCGCCACCTCCGCTGCTGCCGCCACCGAAGTCTGAATCTCCACCGAAGTCTGAATCTGTGTCTGTGTCGCTGAGCTCGGGGATGACCACCTCTCGCTCGCTGCGGTACCCGCAGATAGGACAGCTCAGGATTTCCAGCTTCAAGCCGCTAGAGGAATAGGTGGCTTCCCTGAGAACCTGTGTGGTGAGGTCGAGGGTGAGGGCTTGGCACCGAGGGCAGTAAAGGTGTCGGGAGAGCGTGCCTTCGCGCACAACCACAGCTATTCCTTGACAGGTAGGACAAAACCAGCCGTAGTAGCGAGCTCTGCCGCGGCTCCTGGCCAGGCGATGCTCTTGGGGAAGGTACTTATCCAGAAGCTGGGGCTGGATTGGGCGCATGGGTCGACCACAGGCTTGACAGACCACTGGCTGAAAAGGGATCCCACGCTTCCGGCCCAAGGTGCCGTCAGTGGCCATAGCAGCCACAACCGGCAGAGCGAACCCCAGCCAGTTGCCGCTGGACAATCCTAGGAACACGCCAAGGCAGAGGGATCCCGAATAGAGGAAGAGACGAATGGGGTCGCTCTGAACCGAAGAGAGCACAGCACCTGTTCTTGGATCTCTGCGTGTCAGGGAGAGGACTTGTCTTCCCCCTCGCTCAGCCCTTAGAGAGACGGGCATGCGAGAGCGCTGCCACCCCAGTCCCAAAATGATGATCCCCAGCAGCAGCAGGATCCCTTCCACCAGGGAAGAATCAATGCCCTGGGCCACTGCCCCAGAAGAAGTTGCAATCGTTGAGGTGGTAACTCCAGAAGCTGCCGCAGGAACATTGGCAACGGGCTGGCCCTGCAACACCGAGGTCAACTGCCGCACCCCCGCCAGAGTGCCGCCATCGAAATCCCCATTGCGAAACCGAGGCAGGATCTGCTGGTCGATAATCTGCTGGACTCGGCTGTCGGGGAGGATAGCGACCAGGCCCCTGCCCGTTTCGATTTCCACCCGCCGATCCCCTACCGAGATGAGAAACAAAACCCCGTTGTTTTGGCCTGCCTTGCCGATCCCCCAGTAGTTAAATAGCTGCGTGGTGAAGTCTTTTGGTGTTGCATATCCC
Proteins encoded in this region:
- a CDS encoding DUF5684 domain-containing protein produces the protein MDELLPGLIAVALYAFFSYTLMVIGEKLNVPNAWLAWIPIANIWVMCRAAGKPGWWVILFFIPLVNLIFGIWVIFAIPPRLNKSRWLGLLVFLPVLGALLYSGILAFT
- the nuoK gene encoding NADH-quinone oxidoreductase subunit NuoK; protein product: MQLQFFLVVAAVLFCIGIYGLIVSRNAIRVLMSIELMLNAVNLNFMAFSNFVDSAMIRGQVFSVFVITVAAAEAAVGLAIVLGIYRNRATIDMESFNLLKW
- a CDS encoding NADH-quinone oxidoreductase subunit J, encoding MTLGEGVQLVTFVVLSAMAIGFALGVVWAPSIVYSGFLLGGVFLSMAGLYLLLNADFVAAAQVLIYVGAVNVLILFAIMLVNRRYNFAPLKLGWLRNGVTAVVCLGLFALLAAMALNTPWPLQPIQPLSSVLVIGGHFFSDYLLPFELASVLLLMALIGAIVLARREFVLPQAGEGDLSLLERARPQLESESERPAELVSTR
- a CDS encoding TPM domain-containing protein, which produces MPKVWAAVLLVVFLLPQPAWAITLEQVPNPRRQYGGWVSDTANILSSSTENELNRLITQLEQRTSAEMAVVTVPNTQGYATPKDFTTQLFNYWGIGKAGQNNGVLFLISVGDRRVEIETGRGLVAILPDSRVQQIIDQQILPRFRNGDFDGGTLAGVRQLTSVLQGQPVANVPAAASGVTTSTIATSSGAVAQGIDSSLVEGILLLLGIIILGLGWQRSRMPVSLRAERGGRQVLSLTRRDPRTGAVLSSVQSDPIRLFLYSGSLCLGVFLGLSSGNWLGFALPVVAAMATDGTLGRKRGIPFQPVVCQACGRPMRPIQPQLLDKYLPQEHRLARSRGRARYYGWFCPTCQGIAVVVREGTLSRHLYCPRCQALTLDLTTQVLREATYSSSGLKLEILSCPICGYRSEREVVIPELSDTDTDSDFGGDSDFGGGSSGGGGAGGSW